The Takifugu rubripes chromosome 7, fTakRub1.2, whole genome shotgun sequence genome has a segment encoding these proteins:
- the klhl38b gene encoding kelch-like protein 38 isoform X2 — MMERPAVKVFQYQDQEQSSDLLLQLNTLRQEQILTDVSLCADSTEIPCHRNVLVSSSPYFRAMFCSSFMERRQTKITLKGVTSAILSSIIDYVYTGLIDISMEIVLPLMQAASMLQYGRLFEACSSYLQEQLSPDNCLSMMRLSEIMNCDSLRNKAKEMAVKRFSDISGSEDLRELSLPELLGYLEDDSLCAQEEQVFETLLSWIHHDPLTRRGAVSDLFKKVRLRYIHPTYLFQFIANDPLIQSSTLCTELIDSVRRLMFSVGSETSIDFQPLWVAPRRYAYQDMLVVVGGRKNSEQTSREALIFDEETRKWRRLAKLPVRLYKASCVTLHGVLYVLGGLTTNTEQAQVSTSVYTLSLKTNRWRTAESMLVPRFAHQSVSYLHFLFVLGGFGPDRQLTSSTERFNSMFNQWEHMSAMPEAVLHPAVAATNQRIYVFGGEDAMQNPVRIIQVYHIARNMWCKMDNRMVKNVSAPAAIIEDKIYIIGGYTRRVIAYDAKANRFIKCANLKERRMHHSAAVLKNKLYITGGRLINGRDEVEDSDNFECYDPTTDSWTSQGALPYKLFDHASLTLTHVSHTWAKS, encoded by the exons AT GATGGAGCGACCTGCTGTTAAGGTGTTCCAGTATCAGGACCAGGAGCAGTCCtcggacctgctgctgcagctcaacacgCTGAGACAGGAGCAGATCCTGACTGACGTTTCGCTGTGCGCCGACAGCACAGAGATCCCCTGCCATCGCAACGTCCTGGTCTCCAGCAGCCCGTACTTCAGAGCcatgttctgcagcagcttcatggAGAGACGGCAGACCAAGATCACCCTGAAGGGTGTCACGTCGGCCATACTCAGCAGCATCATCGATTACGTCTACACGGGACTCATCGACATCAGCATGGAGATCGTGCTGCCGCTAATGCAGGCGGCGTCCATGTTGCAATATGGGCGCCTTTTCGAAGCCTGCTCCAGCTACCTCCAAGAGCAGCTGAGCCCTGACAACTGTTTGAGCATGATGAGACTCTCTGAGATCATGAACTGTGACAGTCTGAGAAACAAAGCGAAGGAGATGGCCGTGAAAAGGTTCTCAGATATTTCGGGGTCGGAGGATCTGCGTGAGCTCTCCTTGCCGGAGCTCCTGGGATACCTGGAGGATGACAGCCTCTGTGCCCAGGAAGAGCAGGTCTTTGAGACACTCCTGTCTTGGATCCACCATGATCCTTTAACCAGACGTGGTGCCGTCAGCGACCTCTTCAAGAAGGTTCGCCTTCGCTACATCCATCCCACCTACCTCTTTCAATTCATCGCCAATGACCCTCTGATCCAGTCGTCCACCCTCTGCACTGAGCTCATAGACTCCGTGAGACGTCTGATGTTTTCAGTCGGCAGTGAGACATCCATTGACTTCCAGCCTCTCTGGGTGGCCCCAAGGCGCTACGCCTACCAGGACATGTTGGTGGTGGTAGGAGGAAGGAAGAACAGCGAGCAGACATCGAGGGAGGCCCTCATCTTTGATGAGGAGACCAGGAAGTGGCGGCGGTTGGCCAAGCTGCCCGTCCGCCTGTATAAAGCCTCCTGCGTCACCCTCCACGGTGTCCTGTATGTTCTTGGAGGCCTGACCACAAACACGGAGCAAGCCCAGGTTAGCACAAGCGTCTACACACTCTCCCTCAAAACCAACCGATGGAGGACGGCTGAGTCCATGCTGGTGCCACGCTTCGCCCACCAGAGCGTCTCCTACCTGCACTTCCTCTTTGTTCTGGGTGGATTCGGACCCGACAGGCAACTGaccagcagcacagagag GTTCAACAGTATGTTCAACCAGTGGGAGCACATGTCAGCCATGCCCGAGGCTGTGCTGCACCCAGCGGTGGCTGCGACCAACCAGAGGATCTACGTGTTTGGAGGAGAGGACGCCATGCAGAACCCAGTCAGAATAATCCAG GTGTATCACATTGCGAGGAACATGTGGTGTAAGATGGACAACAGGATGGTGAAGAACGTCTCGGCTCCAGCCGCCATCATCGAGGACAAGATCTACATCATCGGGG GATACACCCGGAGGGTAATCGCATACGACGCCAAGGCCAACCGCTTCATCAAGTGTGCCaacctgaaggagaggaggatgcacCACTCCGCCGCCGTCCTCAAAAACAAACTCTACATCACAGGCGGACGTCTCATCAACGGCCGTGACGAGGTGGAGGATTCGGACAATTTTGAATGCTACGACCCCACGACGGACTCGTGGACGTCCCAGGGGGCTCTGCCATATAAACTGTTTGATCACGCCTCTCTGACCCTGACACACGTCTCTCACACGTGGGCCAAATCATAG
- the klhl38b gene encoding kelch-like protein 38 isoform X3: MERPAVKVFQYQDQEQSSDLLLQLNTLRQEQILTDVSLCADSTEIPCHRNVLVSSSPYFRAMFCSSFMERRQTKITLKGVTSAILSSIIDYVYTGLIDISMEIVLPLMQAASMLQYGRLFEACSSYLQEQLSPDNCLSMMRLSEIMNCDSLRNKAKEMAVKRFSDISGSEDLRELSLPELLGYLEDDSLCAQEEQVFETLLSWIHHDPLTRRGAVSDLFKKVRLRYIHPTYLFQFIANDPLIQSSTLCTELIDSVRRLMFSVGSETSIDFQPLWVAPRRYAYQDMLVVVGGRKNSEQTSREALIFDEETRKWRRLAKLPVRLYKASCVTLHGVLYVLGGLTTNTEQAQVSTSVYTLSLKTNRWRTAESMLVPRFAHQSVSYLHFLFVLGGFGPDRQLTSSTERFNSMFNQWEHMSAMPEAVLHPAVAATNQRIYVFGGEDAMQNPVRIIQVYHIARNMWCKMDNRMVKNVSAPAAIIEDKIYIIGGYTRRVIAYDAKANRFIKCANLKERRMHHSAAVLKNKLYITGGRLINGRDEVEDSDNFECYDPTTDSWTSQGALPYKLFDHASLTLTHVSHTWAKS; encoded by the exons ATGGAGCGACCTGCTGTTAAGGTGTTCCAGTATCAGGACCAGGAGCAGTCCtcggacctgctgctgcagctcaacacgCTGAGACAGGAGCAGATCCTGACTGACGTTTCGCTGTGCGCCGACAGCACAGAGATCCCCTGCCATCGCAACGTCCTGGTCTCCAGCAGCCCGTACTTCAGAGCcatgttctgcagcagcttcatggAGAGACGGCAGACCAAGATCACCCTGAAGGGTGTCACGTCGGCCATACTCAGCAGCATCATCGATTACGTCTACACGGGACTCATCGACATCAGCATGGAGATCGTGCTGCCGCTAATGCAGGCGGCGTCCATGTTGCAATATGGGCGCCTTTTCGAAGCCTGCTCCAGCTACCTCCAAGAGCAGCTGAGCCCTGACAACTGTTTGAGCATGATGAGACTCTCTGAGATCATGAACTGTGACAGTCTGAGAAACAAAGCGAAGGAGATGGCCGTGAAAAGGTTCTCAGATATTTCGGGGTCGGAGGATCTGCGTGAGCTCTCCTTGCCGGAGCTCCTGGGATACCTGGAGGATGACAGCCTCTGTGCCCAGGAAGAGCAGGTCTTTGAGACACTCCTGTCTTGGATCCACCATGATCCTTTAACCAGACGTGGTGCCGTCAGCGACCTCTTCAAGAAGGTTCGCCTTCGCTACATCCATCCCACCTACCTCTTTCAATTCATCGCCAATGACCCTCTGATCCAGTCGTCCACCCTCTGCACTGAGCTCATAGACTCCGTGAGACGTCTGATGTTTTCAGTCGGCAGTGAGACATCCATTGACTTCCAGCCTCTCTGGGTGGCCCCAAGGCGCTACGCCTACCAGGACATGTTGGTGGTGGTAGGAGGAAGGAAGAACAGCGAGCAGACATCGAGGGAGGCCCTCATCTTTGATGAGGAGACCAGGAAGTGGCGGCGGTTGGCCAAGCTGCCCGTCCGCCTGTATAAAGCCTCCTGCGTCACCCTCCACGGTGTCCTGTATGTTCTTGGAGGCCTGACCACAAACACGGAGCAAGCCCAGGTTAGCACAAGCGTCTACACACTCTCCCTCAAAACCAACCGATGGAGGACGGCTGAGTCCATGCTGGTGCCACGCTTCGCCCACCAGAGCGTCTCCTACCTGCACTTCCTCTTTGTTCTGGGTGGATTCGGACCCGACAGGCAACTGaccagcagcacagagag GTTCAACAGTATGTTCAACCAGTGGGAGCACATGTCAGCCATGCCCGAGGCTGTGCTGCACCCAGCGGTGGCTGCGACCAACCAGAGGATCTACGTGTTTGGAGGAGAGGACGCCATGCAGAACCCAGTCAGAATAATCCAG GTGTATCACATTGCGAGGAACATGTGGTGTAAGATGGACAACAGGATGGTGAAGAACGTCTCGGCTCCAGCCGCCATCATCGAGGACAAGATCTACATCATCGGGG GATACACCCGGAGGGTAATCGCATACGACGCCAAGGCCAACCGCTTCATCAAGTGTGCCaacctgaaggagaggaggatgcacCACTCCGCCGCCGTCCTCAAAAACAAACTCTACATCACAGGCGGACGTCTCATCAACGGCCGTGACGAGGTGGAGGATTCGGACAATTTTGAATGCTACGACCCCACGACGGACTCGTGGACGTCCCAGGGGGCTCTGCCATATAAACTGTTTGATCACGCCTCTCTGACCCTGACACACGTCTCTCACACGTGGGCCAAATCATAG
- the klhl38b gene encoding kelch-like protein 38 isoform X1, whose product MLKALTFPRMERPAVKVFQYQDQEQSSDLLLQLNTLRQEQILTDVSLCADSTEIPCHRNVLVSSSPYFRAMFCSSFMERRQTKITLKGVTSAILSSIIDYVYTGLIDISMEIVLPLMQAASMLQYGRLFEACSSYLQEQLSPDNCLSMMRLSEIMNCDSLRNKAKEMAVKRFSDISGSEDLRELSLPELLGYLEDDSLCAQEEQVFETLLSWIHHDPLTRRGAVSDLFKKVRLRYIHPTYLFQFIANDPLIQSSTLCTELIDSVRRLMFSVGSETSIDFQPLWVAPRRYAYQDMLVVVGGRKNSEQTSREALIFDEETRKWRRLAKLPVRLYKASCVTLHGVLYVLGGLTTNTEQAQVSTSVYTLSLKTNRWRTAESMLVPRFAHQSVSYLHFLFVLGGFGPDRQLTSSTERFNSMFNQWEHMSAMPEAVLHPAVAATNQRIYVFGGEDAMQNPVRIIQVYHIARNMWCKMDNRMVKNVSAPAAIIEDKIYIIGGYTRRVIAYDAKANRFIKCANLKERRMHHSAAVLKNKLYITGGRLINGRDEVEDSDNFECYDPTTDSWTSQGALPYKLFDHASLTLTHVSHTWAKS is encoded by the exons ATGCTTAAAGcg CTGACTTTTCCCAGGATGGAGCGACCTGCTGTTAAGGTGTTCCAGTATCAGGACCAGGAGCAGTCCtcggacctgctgctgcagctcaacacgCTGAGACAGGAGCAGATCCTGACTGACGTTTCGCTGTGCGCCGACAGCACAGAGATCCCCTGCCATCGCAACGTCCTGGTCTCCAGCAGCCCGTACTTCAGAGCcatgttctgcagcagcttcatggAGAGACGGCAGACCAAGATCACCCTGAAGGGTGTCACGTCGGCCATACTCAGCAGCATCATCGATTACGTCTACACGGGACTCATCGACATCAGCATGGAGATCGTGCTGCCGCTAATGCAGGCGGCGTCCATGTTGCAATATGGGCGCCTTTTCGAAGCCTGCTCCAGCTACCTCCAAGAGCAGCTGAGCCCTGACAACTGTTTGAGCATGATGAGACTCTCTGAGATCATGAACTGTGACAGTCTGAGAAACAAAGCGAAGGAGATGGCCGTGAAAAGGTTCTCAGATATTTCGGGGTCGGAGGATCTGCGTGAGCTCTCCTTGCCGGAGCTCCTGGGATACCTGGAGGATGACAGCCTCTGTGCCCAGGAAGAGCAGGTCTTTGAGACACTCCTGTCTTGGATCCACCATGATCCTTTAACCAGACGTGGTGCCGTCAGCGACCTCTTCAAGAAGGTTCGCCTTCGCTACATCCATCCCACCTACCTCTTTCAATTCATCGCCAATGACCCTCTGATCCAGTCGTCCACCCTCTGCACTGAGCTCATAGACTCCGTGAGACGTCTGATGTTTTCAGTCGGCAGTGAGACATCCATTGACTTCCAGCCTCTCTGGGTGGCCCCAAGGCGCTACGCCTACCAGGACATGTTGGTGGTGGTAGGAGGAAGGAAGAACAGCGAGCAGACATCGAGGGAGGCCCTCATCTTTGATGAGGAGACCAGGAAGTGGCGGCGGTTGGCCAAGCTGCCCGTCCGCCTGTATAAAGCCTCCTGCGTCACCCTCCACGGTGTCCTGTATGTTCTTGGAGGCCTGACCACAAACACGGAGCAAGCCCAGGTTAGCACAAGCGTCTACACACTCTCCCTCAAAACCAACCGATGGAGGACGGCTGAGTCCATGCTGGTGCCACGCTTCGCCCACCAGAGCGTCTCCTACCTGCACTTCCTCTTTGTTCTGGGTGGATTCGGACCCGACAGGCAACTGaccagcagcacagagag GTTCAACAGTATGTTCAACCAGTGGGAGCACATGTCAGCCATGCCCGAGGCTGTGCTGCACCCAGCGGTGGCTGCGACCAACCAGAGGATCTACGTGTTTGGAGGAGAGGACGCCATGCAGAACCCAGTCAGAATAATCCAG GTGTATCACATTGCGAGGAACATGTGGTGTAAGATGGACAACAGGATGGTGAAGAACGTCTCGGCTCCAGCCGCCATCATCGAGGACAAGATCTACATCATCGGGG GATACACCCGGAGGGTAATCGCATACGACGCCAAGGCCAACCGCTTCATCAAGTGTGCCaacctgaaggagaggaggatgcacCACTCCGCCGCCGTCCTCAAAAACAAACTCTACATCACAGGCGGACGTCTCATCAACGGCCGTGACGAGGTGGAGGATTCGGACAATTTTGAATGCTACGACCCCACGACGGACTCGTGGACGTCCCAGGGGGCTCTGCCATATAAACTGTTTGATCACGCCTCTCTGACCCTGACACACGTCTCTCACACGTGGGCCAAATCATAG